From a single Mesorhizobium shangrilense genomic region:
- a CDS encoding aldo/keto reductase — translation MTLATRKLGSQGLQVSVIGLGCMGMSQSYGPADEAESIATLHHAIELGCTFLDTAEVYGPYTNEALLGRALKGKRDKVTIATKFGFKLLDGKQVGAERDSRPATIRSAVEGSLKRLATDHIDLLYQHRVDPAVPAEDVAGTVGELVAEGKVRFFGLSEAGAANIRRSHAVHPVTAVQSEYSLWERNLEPEIIPLLSELGIGLVPFSPLGRGFLTGEVKRAEDYPEGDYRRHDPRYQGANYDANVEAAAKVLDIAAARGAKPGQVALAWLLRKGTDFSVDIVPIPGTKRRKYLEENVASASLKLEAADMAALDEALAPGKISGPRYPERTMVTIDR, via the coding sequence ACGCAAGCTCGGCAGCCAGGGGCTGCAGGTTTCAGTGATCGGCCTCGGCTGCATGGGCATGAGCCAGTCTTACGGCCCGGCCGATGAAGCCGAATCCATCGCCACGCTGCACCACGCCATCGAACTTGGCTGCACCTTCCTCGACACCGCCGAGGTCTATGGCCCTTATACCAACGAAGCCCTGCTTGGCCGGGCGCTGAAGGGCAAGCGCGACAAGGTGACGATCGCCACCAAATTCGGCTTCAAGCTCCTGGACGGTAAGCAGGTCGGCGCCGAGCGCGACAGCCGGCCCGCGACGATCAGGTCAGCCGTGGAAGGCTCGCTGAAGCGGCTGGCGACCGACCATATCGACCTCCTCTACCAGCACCGCGTCGACCCCGCCGTGCCGGCGGAGGATGTCGCGGGAACCGTTGGCGAACTGGTCGCCGAAGGCAAGGTGCGGTTCTTCGGCCTCTCGGAGGCGGGCGCAGCCAACATCCGCAGGTCGCATGCCGTGCATCCGGTGACGGCGGTGCAGAGCGAATATTCGTTGTGGGAGCGCAACCTGGAGCCGGAGATCATCCCGCTGCTTAGTGAACTCGGCATCGGCTTGGTGCCGTTCTCGCCGCTCGGCCGCGGCTTCCTCACCGGCGAGGTCAAGCGCGCGGAGGACTATCCCGAGGGCGATTATCGTCGCCACGACCCGCGCTACCAGGGCGCCAATTACGACGCCAATGTCGAGGCCGCCGCCAAGGTGCTGGATATCGCGGCGGCCAGGGGCGCCAAGCCCGGCCAGGTCGCGCTGGCCTGGCTGCTGCGCAAGGGCACGGATTTCTCGGTCGACATCGTGCCGATCCCCGGTACCAAGCGAAGAAAATATCTGGAAGAGAATGTCGCTTCGGCATCACTGAAGCTGGAAGCCGCCGACATGGCCGCGCTGGACGAAGCCTTGGCGCCGGGAAAGATCTCCGGCCCACGCTATCCCGAGCGCACCATGGTGACGATCGACCGGTAG